The following proteins are encoded in a genomic region of Bos javanicus breed banteng chromosome 20, ARS-OSU_banteng_1.0, whole genome shotgun sequence:
- the PTGER4 gene encoding prostaglandin E2 receptor EP4 subtype, with protein sequence MTAPGTNASSSQASNPLNSPVTIPAVMFIFGVVGNLVAIVVLCKSRKEQKETTFYTLVCGLAVTDLLGTLLVSPVTIATYLKGQWPGGHALCEYSTFILLFFGLSGLSIICAMSIERYLAINHAYFYSHYVDKRLAGLTLFAVYASNVLFCALPSMGLGSSRLQYPATWCFIDWTTNVTAHAAFSYMYAGFSSFLILATVLCNVLVCGALLRMHRQFMRRTSLGTEQQHHAAAAAVALAPTACRAPPAASSPALPRLSDFRRRRSFRRIAGAEIQMVILLIATSLVVLICSIPLVVRVFVNQLYRPQLEPVISKNPDLQAIRIASVNPILDPWIYILLRKTVLSKAIEKIKCLFCRIGGSRRERSGPHCSDSRRTSSAVSGHSRSFLSRELKEISSTSQTLLYTPELSENGLGGGRNLLPGVPGVGLTQIDSTSLRTLRISETSDSSQGQDSESFLLVDEVGGSCRAGPAPKGSSLQVTFPSETLNLSEKCI encoded by the exons ATGACCGCCCCTGGGACCAATGCATCATCCTCCCAGGCCTCCAACCCACTGAACAGCCCAGTGACCATCCCGGCGGTGATGTTCATCTTCGGGGTCGTGGGCAACCTGGTGGCCATCGTGGTGCTCTGTAAGTCGCGCAAAGAGCAGAAGGAGACAACTTTCTACACACTGGTATGCGGGCTGGCGGTCACCGACCTGCTGGGTACGTTGCTGGTGAGCCCGGTGACCATCGCCACCTACTTGAAGGGCCAATGGCCCGGGGGCCACGCGCTGTGCGAATACAGCACCTTCATCCTGCTCTTCTTTGGCCTGTCGGGGCTCAGCATCATCTGTGCGATGAGTATTGAGCGCTACCTGGCCATCAACCACGCCTACTTCTACAGCCACTACGTGGACAAGCGGCTGGCGGGGCTCACGCTCTTCGCGGTCTACGCGTCCAACGTGCTCTTCTGCGCGCTGCCCAGCATGGGCCTGGGCAGTTCGCGGCTGCAGTACCCGGCCACCTGGTGCTTCATCGACTGGACCACCAACGTGACAGCGCACGCCGCCTTCTCCTACATGTATGCGGGCTTCAGTTCCTTCCTCATCCTCGCCACCGTGCTCTGCAACGTGCTCGTGTGCGGCGCGCTGCTCCGCATGCACCGCCAGTTCATGCGCCGCACCTCGCTGGGCACCGAGCAGCAGCACcacgcggccgccgccgccgtcgcCTTGGCCCCGACAGCCTGCCGGGCTCCCCCGGCCGCCTCCTCCCCCGCCCTGCCGCGCCTCAGCGACTTTCGCCGCCGCCGGAGCTTCCGCCGCATCGCGGGCGCCGAGATCCAGATGGTCATCTTACTCATCGCCACCTCTCTGGTGGTGCTCATCTGCTCCATCCCGCTTGTG GTGAGAGTGTTCGTCAACCAGTTATATCGGCCACAACTGGAGCCAGTCATCAGCAAAAACCCTGATTTGCAGGCCATCCGAATTGCTTCTGTGAACCCCATCCTGGACCCCTGGATATACATCCTCCTGCGGAAGACAGTGCTCAGTAAAGCCATAGAGAAGATCAAATGCCTCTTCTGCCGCATCGGCGGGTCGCGCCGGGAGCGTTCGGGGCCGCACTGCTCAGACAGCAGAAGGACGTCCTCCGCCGTGTCCGGCCACTCCCGCTCCTTCCTCTCCCGGgagctgaaggagatcagcagCACGTCGCAGACCCTCCTGTACACGCCAGAACTCAGTGAAAACGGCCTCGGGGGAGGCAGGAATCTGCTGCCCGGTGTGCCCGGCGTGGGCCTGACCCAAATAGACAGCACGTCGCTTAGGACTCTGCGAATATCGGAGACCTCAGACTCCTCACAGGGGCAGGACTCGGAGAGCTTCTTACTGGTGGACGAGGTTGGCGGGAGCTGCAGGGCTGGGCCCGCCCCCAAGGGGAGCTCCCTGCAAGTCACGTTTCCCAGTGAAACGCTGAACTTATCAGAAAAATGTATATAG